From the Leptospira sp. WS60.C2 genome, one window contains:
- a CDS encoding glutathione S-transferase N-terminal domain-containing protein — protein MFRLYQYDSCPYCHRVRQSIQNLGLVEGKDYVLVEARGGTPGREEVIRLGGISQVPFLVDGDVKMYESLDIIDYLQNKFK, from the coding sequence ATGTTTCGTCTCTACCAATATGATTCTTGTCCGTATTGCCACCGTGTGCGACAATCCATTCAAAATTTGGGATTAGTCGAAGGAAAAGATTATGTTTTGGTAGAGGCTCGAGGAGGAACACCTGGCCGAGAAGAAGTGATTCGGTTAGGTGGGATTTCCCAGGTTCCGTTTCTTGTTGACGGTGACGTCAAAATGTATGAGTCACTCGACATCATAGACTATTTACAAAACAAATTTAAGTAA
- a CDS encoding Rieske (2Fe-2S) protein, whose product MAFKKLVSIREIEEGKLKVIKTRHFSVAVTKVENEYYAFEDSCTHDGEEISCGKLEGCVITCPRHFAQFDIRNGSVLALPATEPLTVFPTKVNGDDLEVDLESV is encoded by the coding sequence ATGGCATTTAAAAAACTAGTATCCATTCGGGAAATTGAAGAAGGAAAATTGAAAGTCATCAAAACTCGTCATTTCTCGGTGGCAGTCACAAAAGTGGAAAACGAGTATTATGCATTTGAGGATTCCTGCACTCATGATGGTGAAGAAATCTCTTGTGGAAAGTTAGAAGGTTGTGTGATTACATGCCCACGCCATTTTGCTCAATTTGATATTCGAAATGGAAGTGTGCTTGCTCTTCCTGCGACGGAACCTTTGACGGTTTTCCCCACCAAGGTAAACGGAGACGATTTGGAAGTGGATTTGGAGTCCGTATGA
- a CDS encoding iron-sulfur cluster assembly scaffold protein — protein sequence MSLENKSYQDFQKWKSYANWLLPSEPLLVVEGLNPLCGDEVKLYCKPNVEGKVQIVAVGGESCSICSAALGFLFKHQNKFQQGELSSYLQERKKILEGEETSLLDDLEERSFFETVRTHPSRHRCALLPWQTLLKILEVNK from the coding sequence GTGTCGTTAGAAAATAAATCCTATCAAGATTTCCAAAAATGGAAATCTTATGCCAATTGGTTACTTCCAAGTGAACCACTCTTGGTGGTGGAGGGTTTGAATCCTCTTTGTGGGGATGAAGTGAAATTATATTGTAAGCCAAACGTAGAGGGAAAAGTCCAAATCGTTGCGGTTGGGGGAGAATCTTGTTCCATTTGTTCGGCAGCTTTGGGGTTTTTATTCAAACACCAGAACAAATTCCAACAAGGGGAACTTTCCTCGTATTTACAAGAGCGAAAAAAAATCCTAGAGGGAGAGGAAACTTCCTTGTTAGATGATTTGGAAGAGAGATCTTTTTTTGAAACAGTGAGAACCCATCCAAGTCGTCATCGTTGTGCACTTTTGCCCTGGCAAACTTTACTGAAAATTTTAGAGGTAAACAAATGA
- the ggt gene encoding gamma-glutamyltransferase — protein MQRLLEPIEVTKEQEKPFPQIQASEEKRVRYELVGREFMIATDHPLASQAGVEVWKQGGNVVDVFTAASFAISVLRPQSTGLFGGGFAIVYLPKKGKWAYDFRERSPKKGTAAYYLKPDGSPDTDKILRGAYSAGVPGNVQGILKIQKQHGKLAISDVLAPAIRYAKNGFAVYADLGNAVAKVWPQMNPSMQKVFGIDNRPIREGELLVQEELFQTLNRILENEEKEWVDGETVNRVTEYYKEYDQFLSEEDWKEYQVKQVDPLITSVWGYQLMTMPPPSSGVHMVTMMQMYAEMAKRKTFPKGLVGETIQITEAMRVAYRDRANLGGDPKYTDVPVAKLTDSHYIQEEVNEIEKKVVSGNWKTIPKGGEPKDSYNTTHISVMDKEGNAVSSTQSINGIFGAVQMVPGTGLVLNNTMDDFSIAPGVPNLYGLVGSKANAIAPGKTPLSSMSPTILLESNGNTKLVIGAPGGSQIPTSIFNTLYHYLLQKRNLYESVSFPRIHHQYQPDILFLDPELKGYFPETELPFYQVQYGRHRAKVFVVSKEGDKLVGVSDPKGEGVPLGF, from the coding sequence ATCCAGAGATTATTAGAACCGATTGAAGTCACAAAGGAACAAGAGAAACCCTTTCCACAAATCCAAGCTTCCGAAGAAAAACGAGTTCGATACGAACTTGTAGGTAGAGAATTTATGATAGCAACCGACCATCCACTTGCTTCTCAAGCAGGAGTGGAGGTATGGAAACAAGGTGGTAATGTAGTCGATGTATTCACTGCGGCCAGTTTTGCCATTTCGGTCTTAAGGCCTCAATCCACTGGACTTTTTGGAGGTGGATTTGCCATTGTATACCTTCCCAAAAAAGGAAAATGGGCCTATGACTTTCGGGAGAGATCGCCAAAAAAGGGAACGGCCGCTTATTATTTAAAACCCGATGGAAGTCCAGACACTGATAAGATTTTGAGAGGTGCTTATAGTGCTGGTGTGCCAGGAAATGTACAAGGGATTCTTAAAATCCAAAAACAACATGGAAAACTCGCAATTTCTGATGTATTGGCACCTGCTATACGTTATGCGAAAAATGGTTTTGCTGTTTATGCAGATCTTGGCAATGCAGTCGCAAAAGTTTGGCCACAGATGAATCCATCTATGCAGAAGGTCTTTGGCATTGACAACCGTCCCATTCGCGAAGGAGAATTACTTGTTCAAGAGGAATTATTTCAAACATTAAATCGAATTCTTGAAAACGAAGAAAAAGAATGGGTTGATGGTGAAACAGTTAATCGAGTTACGGAATACTATAAAGAATATGATCAATTTTTAAGTGAAGAAGATTGGAAAGAATATCAGGTTAAGCAGGTTGATCCTCTCATAACGTCTGTTTGGGGATACCAATTGATGACAATGCCACCACCTAGTTCGGGTGTTCATATGGTTACGATGATGCAGATGTACGCGGAGATGGCAAAACGAAAAACATTTCCAAAAGGACTCGTGGGTGAAACTATCCAAATCACAGAAGCCATGCGGGTGGCATACAGGGATCGTGCGAACTTAGGTGGCGATCCAAAGTATACTGACGTTCCAGTTGCTAAACTTACTGACTCACATTACATCCAAGAAGAAGTAAATGAAATCGAGAAGAAGGTAGTGTCTGGTAATTGGAAAACAATTCCGAAGGGAGGAGAACCTAAGGATTCATACAACACAACGCATATTTCCGTAATGGATAAAGAAGGAAATGCTGTATCTTCCACTCAATCGATCAATGGAATTTTTGGAGCCGTACAAATGGTTCCGGGAACTGGACTTGTTCTCAACAACACAATGGATGATTTTTCAATTGCACCAGGAGTCCCCAATTTATATGGCTTAGTCGGTTCCAAAGCCAATGCAATCGCTCCAGGGAAAACGCCGCTTTCGAGTATGAGTCCTACGATTTTACTGGAATCGAATGGAAATACGAAATTGGTAATTGGTGCGCCCGGTGGATCACAAATTCCCACATCTATCTTCAACACTTTATACCACTATTTATTGCAAAAACGAAACTTGTATGAAAGTGTTTCTTTTCCGCGAATCCACCATCAGTACCAACCAGACATTTTATTTTTAGATCCAGAGCTAAAAGGTTATTTTCCGGAAACAGAACTACCATTTTACCAAGTCCAATATGGTAGGCATCGTGCGAAGGTATTCGTTGTGTCAAAAGAAGGAGACAAACTGGTAGGAGTCTCAGACCCGAAAGGGGAAGGTGTTCCACTAGGTTTTTAG
- a CDS encoding cysteine desulfurase, producing the protein MSLDPYKLRLDFPILSETMPNGKPLVYLDNGATSQKPLSVIQATNDYYAKENANIHRGVYYLSQHATELFERTRIKTSHFFQAQCAKAIIFTRGTTDAINLVAQTYGRVNVCEGDEIVLSVQEHHSNLVPWQMLAQEKKAFLKFIPILEDTTYDLSKLNEIITKRTKIVAISQMSNVTGTVHDLTKIIDRARQVGAKVLVDGAQAACHMPIHLVDLDVDFYAFSAHKMLGPTGVGVLFGKEEILEAMPPWLGGGDMIETVDLESSTYAALPAKLEAGTPNIAGVIGFSHALDYLQNVGMQAIKDHERMLTEYALEKMVRIGGLSIYGTEDLDKRGGVISFTLDGIHPHDVGSILDEEGVAIRVGHHCCQPLMKHFQIPGTCRASFYFYNTKEDVDVLLHSIEKVKSIFGRVVRK; encoded by the coding sequence ATGAGTTTAGATCCATACAAGCTAAGATTAGACTTTCCGATCCTTTCCGAAACTATGCCGAATGGGAAACCATTGGTTTATCTAGACAATGGAGCCACGTCTCAAAAACCATTGAGTGTGATACAAGCAACAAATGATTATTATGCGAAAGAGAATGCGAACATCCATAGGGGAGTTTATTATCTTTCGCAACATGCAACAGAGCTCTTTGAACGCACTCGGATTAAAACATCTCATTTTTTTCAGGCGCAATGTGCCAAAGCAATTATTTTCACACGGGGAACAACCGATGCGATCAACCTAGTGGCACAAACCTATGGTAGAGTGAATGTGTGTGAAGGTGATGAAATTGTTTTATCGGTACAAGAACACCATTCGAATTTAGTTCCTTGGCAGATGTTGGCACAGGAAAAAAAGGCTTTCTTAAAATTTATTCCTATTTTAGAAGATACAACGTACGACTTATCCAAGTTAAATGAGATTATTACAAAGCGCACAAAAATTGTTGCGATTAGTCAAATGTCGAATGTAACGGGAACAGTTCATGATCTAACCAAGATCATTGATCGAGCAAGGCAAGTAGGTGCAAAGGTACTAGTCGACGGAGCACAGGCAGCTTGCCATATGCCAATTCACTTAGTGGATTTAGATGTCGATTTTTATGCATTTTCCGCGCACAAGATGCTCGGGCCTACTGGTGTTGGAGTGCTCTTTGGGAAGGAAGAGATCTTAGAAGCAATGCCACCATGGCTTGGTGGTGGAGATATGATTGAGACAGTGGATTTAGAAAGTTCCACTTATGCAGCACTTCCTGCCAAATTAGAAGCGGGAACACCGAACATTGCTGGTGTGATTGGGTTTTCCCATGCACTGGACTACTTACAAAATGTAGGGATGCAGGCAATCAAAGACCACGAACGGATGTTAACCGAGTATGCATTGGAAAAAATGGTACGAATTGGCGGACTTTCCATTTATGGAACGGAAGATTTAGACAAACGAGGTGGAGTCATTTCATTTACTCTGGATGGGATTCATCCTCATGATGTTGGATCCATTTTGGATGAAGAAGGTGTTGCCATTCGGGTAGGTCACCATTGTTGCCAACCACTCATGAAACACTTCCAAATTCCAGGAACCTGTCGTGCATCGTTTTACTTTTACAATACAAAAGAAGACGTGGATGTCTTACTTCACTCCATTGAAAAAGTAAAATCTATCTTTGGTCGTGTCGTTAGAAAATAA
- a CDS encoding SufD family Fe-S cluster assembly protein produces the protein MNSSLTKTHFILEEKKRLEFSQSLFSRLEHLKLPTEKEESFRKFPLGSIDWEELGFDPKAKLTITENKEESSSKNSISNQKIDEILGLIKSHLPKDYFTSVSILKSGRVDVYQCEDGLTKIEESFDGDLARFLFRVFYVPQGTSSQIHLKSKSEHGTESLHLQTVFDVFVFEKDSVVEVLDEENLDEDLIQFRTVVVFAKENASVKLHHFPFGGFRSKFFLHSHLLGKGAEVTVDGVSALANRNLKDLDMEMHHHADHTSSKISYKAIVTDKSHHVFTGNLIIPPNLKKVVAHQESFNLSLNKKARAEANPKLEVLAEDVSCTHGATVGDIDEEQFFYLLSRGLSPEESKSLLVTAFYGETVHSIGFHDEIKERLETSIREILVGGK, from the coding sequence ATGAATTCCTCACTCACCAAAACTCATTTCATTCTAGAGGAAAAAAAACGACTCGAGTTCTCTCAGTCTTTGTTTTCCCGTTTGGAACATTTAAAACTTCCAACGGAAAAAGAAGAAAGTTTTCGTAAGTTTCCATTGGGTTCTATTGATTGGGAAGAACTTGGGTTTGACCCCAAGGCAAAACTAACCATCACAGAAAATAAGGAAGAGAGTTCTTCTAAGAATTCCATTTCCAATCAAAAAATAGATGAGATTCTTGGTCTCATCAAATCCCATCTACCGAAGGATTATTTTACGTCCGTATCGATCCTGAAATCTGGACGAGTGGATGTTTACCAATGCGAAGATGGACTCACAAAAATTGAAGAGTCCTTTGATGGGGACTTGGCTCGTTTTTTGTTTCGTGTTTTTTATGTTCCACAAGGCACCTCATCTCAAATCCATTTAAAGTCAAAATCGGAACATGGGACAGAGTCACTGCACTTGCAAACGGTATTCGATGTATTTGTGTTTGAAAAGGATTCCGTCGTTGAAGTGTTAGATGAGGAAAACTTAGATGAGGATCTCATTCAATTTCGCACCGTAGTTGTTTTTGCAAAAGAAAATGCTTCCGTAAAACTCCATCATTTTCCTTTTGGTGGATTTCGTTCTAAGTTTTTTTTGCATTCCCACCTTCTAGGAAAAGGAGCGGAAGTGACTGTTGATGGTGTTTCGGCATTGGCCAATCGGAATTTAAAAGACTTGGATATGGAGATGCATCACCATGCAGACCATACATCGAGTAAAATTAGTTACAAAGCAATCGTAACGGACAAATCACACCATGTATTCACAGGAAATTTGATCATTCCACCTAATTTAAAAAAGGTGGTTGCCCATCAAGAATCATTTAATCTTTCATTAAACAAAAAAGCAAGAGCGGAAGCTAACCCCAAATTAGAAGTGTTAGCAGAAGATGTATCGTGTACTCACGGTGCGACTGTCGGTGACATCGATGAAGAACAGTTTTTTTATTTATTGTCACGGGGTTTGAGTCCGGAAGAATCCAAGTCACTTCTTGTCACTGCGTTTTATGGGGAAACGGTCCATTCCATTGGTTTTCATGATGAAATAAAAGAACGATTGGAAACTTCGATCCGAGAAATCCTTGTAGGAGGGAAATGA
- the gshAB gene encoding bifunctional glutamate--cysteine ligase GshA/glutathione synthetase GshB yields MVDPKPLLPGWEDLEISTQIIIRDAFLRGITVEVIDRKENFLRLKQGNHIEFVKEASKTRLDSLMTYLVMENKVASKLVLGENGVRIPVGKDYSKLEDAVSDYELFLNKKKVIKPVTTNFGIGIGISNPMDSLETFTYYCKQAFSFSNSIIIEEFIEGPEYRFLVLGDEVVAVCNRVPANVVGDGIHSIAQLIEEKNKDPRRGEGHITALEKIQMSETERLVLSEIGYDFMSVPKKDEVVYVRKNSNISTGGDSVDVTDMIHPEFKTIALQAAKAANAVICGIDIISSAIRETPDPKRYAVLEINFNPVLYIHEFPYSGTPRAVGNKILDLLGFT; encoded by the coding sequence ATGGTAGATCCAAAACCCTTATTACCTGGTTGGGAAGATTTAGAAATATCGACACAAATCATCATTCGTGATGCGTTTCTTCGTGGAATTACAGTAGAAGTCATTGATCGAAAAGAAAATTTTCTTAGGCTCAAACAAGGAAACCACATTGAGTTCGTAAAAGAAGCGAGTAAAACTCGTCTCGATAGCCTAATGACCTATCTTGTGATGGAGAACAAGGTTGCTTCAAAGCTCGTGTTAGGTGAAAATGGAGTAAGGATCCCTGTTGGAAAAGATTATTCGAAGTTAGAAGATGCAGTTTCGGACTACGAACTTTTTTTAAATAAGAAGAAAGTGATAAAACCAGTTACCACCAATTTTGGTATCGGGATTGGGATATCCAATCCTATGGATTCCCTCGAAACGTTTACGTATTATTGCAAACAGGCTTTTTCTTTTTCCAATTCGATCATCATTGAAGAATTCATCGAAGGTCCAGAATATCGTTTTCTTGTGTTGGGTGATGAAGTGGTTGCCGTCTGTAACCGTGTGCCTGCCAATGTGGTGGGAGATGGTATCCATTCGATTGCCCAATTGATTGAAGAAAAAAATAAAGACCCACGTAGAGGGGAAGGACACATTACTGCGCTAGAGAAAATCCAAATGTCTGAGACCGAACGTTTGGTTCTCTCAGAGATCGGTTACGACTTTATGTCTGTTCCAAAGAAAGATGAAGTTGTTTATGTAAGGAAAAATTCCAATATCTCAACAGGCGGGGATTCTGTTGATGTGACTGACATGATCCATCCAGAATTCAAAACCATTGCCTTACAAGCAGCAAAGGCAGCGAATGCGGTGATATGTGGGATTGATATCATCTCTAGTGCCATCAGAGAAACACCCGATCCGAAACGATACGCGGTTCTAGAAATCAATTTTAACCCTGTGCTCTACATTCATGAATTTCCGTATTCAGGAACACCGAGAGCAGTGGGAAATAAGATTTTGGACTTACTTGGATTTACTTAA
- a CDS encoding metal-sulfur cluster assembly factor yields the protein MIREPETEKEWEVFHSVRSVEDPEIGISLIELGLIYDIKVEGEKAEVTMTYTSLACPAGPQMKQDIENHALRVDGISEVIVHVVWNPKWDPRQMASEEAKMQMGIFD from the coding sequence ATGATCCGAGAACCTGAAACAGAGAAAGAATGGGAAGTTTTTCATAGTGTTCGTTCCGTAGAGGATCCTGAGATTGGGATTTCTCTTATCGAACTAGGTTTGATTTACGACATCAAAGTAGAAGGAGAGAAAGCAGAAGTGACGATGACCTACACTTCACTTGCTTGTCCTGCCGGTCCTCAAATGAAACAGGATATTGAAAATCATGCCTTACGGGTCGATGGAATTTCGGAAGTGATAGTTCATGTTGTCTGGAATCCCAAATGGGATCCAAGACAAATGGCAAGTGAAGAAGCAAAGATGCAAATGGGGATATTTGATTGA
- the sufC gene encoding Fe-S cluster assembly ATPase SufC, translated as MSAILEIQSLHASVGDKQILRGVNLSIGSGEVHAIMGPNGSGKSTLSNVILGHPKYTVTSGDILFRGQSILKMTTDERARLGLFLSFQYPTALPGVTIGNFLKSILKAHRGKEVPVKEFKQELKMAMDLLEVPQAFIGRYVNDGFSGGEKKRAEILQMSLLKPVLSILDETDSGLDIDALRIVSEGINANRDPERSILLITHYQRMLNYIVPDFVHVFADGRILETGGKELSLKLEEVGYDWILEREGVK; from the coding sequence TTGTCCGCAATTCTTGAAATTCAATCTCTACATGCCAGTGTGGGAGACAAACAAATCCTCCGAGGCGTGAATCTTTCCATCGGGTCTGGCGAAGTACATGCGATCATGGGTCCCAATGGATCTGGAAAAAGTACACTCTCGAATGTTATTTTAGGCCATCCAAAATACACCGTCACCTCCGGAGACATTCTCTTTCGTGGTCAGTCCATTTTAAAAATGACAACGGATGAAAGAGCAAGACTTGGTCTCTTTCTATCGTTTCAATACCCAACAGCGCTTCCCGGCGTAACCATCGGAAATTTTTTAAAATCAATTTTGAAAGCGCATCGTGGCAAAGAAGTGCCTGTGAAAGAGTTTAAACAGGAATTAAAGATGGCGATGGATTTACTCGAAGTTCCTCAAGCATTTATTGGTCGTTATGTGAATGATGGTTTTTCTGGTGGAGAAAAAAAGAGAGCTGAAATTCTACAAATGAGTTTGTTAAAACCAGTTTTGTCCATTTTAGATGAAACCGATTCGGGACTTGATATTGATGCCCTTCGAATCGTTTCCGAAGGAATCAATGCCAATCGTGATCCTGAACGTTCCATTTTGCTCATCACACATTACCAAAGGATGTTAAATTATATCGTTCCTGATTTTGTGCATGTATTTGCGGATGGTCGCATTTTAGAAACTGGTGGTAAAGAACTCTCCTTAAAATTGGAAGAGGTTGGTTATGATTGGATCTTGGAGAGAGAAGGAGTCAAATGA
- a CDS encoding BolA/IbaG family iron-sulfur metabolism protein, producing the protein MTIPEIQKKIEEGLPGSKVEILDPYRDGVHIKAVVTYKGFSGKGLIEQHRMVYATLKEELKEEIHALALETRSE; encoded by the coding sequence ATGACCATTCCTGAAATCCAAAAAAAAATCGAAGAAGGTTTACCAGGTTCTAAGGTAGAAATATTAGATCCTTACCGCGATGGAGTTCATATCAAAGCCGTTGTCACATACAAAGGTTTTTCTGGTAAGGGACTCATCGAACAACACCGTATGGTGTATGCAACATTAAAAGAAGAATTAAAAGAAGAAATCCATGCGTTAGCATTGGAAACAAGGAGTGAATGA
- the gshA gene encoding glutamate--cysteine ligase: protein MKSKLLKSKQKNSTLSLFSKEYRDCLLKSKHGLERESVRVDEKAFLSQTPHPKFLGSSLTHPLIKTDFAEAQIEYATNIHKTIPDALFELTELHAFTAKKLHQEFLWPFSMPPVLPKENKIEVGQYGTSIEGRKKTIYRNGLGHRYGKKMQTISGVHYNISFDTCMLSVVSEKRFQKPLSKETKSQIYFDTIRNFYRISPALLYLFGSSSLIDDTFVEIGKLPKNLKRIDSKTLNAPDATTLRLSSIGYTSKVQGKHPISVNSLKEYATDMCHVVSKTYAPYKKYNTKPTNQLNDFVLQLENEYYSLVRPKQVPKGEERVVDALMDRGVEYLEIRLLDLDPFSAIGVEETRLYFLNMVLLYCMLNDSPKADLVEMANWRKNQEVTTWFGRKPDVKVSLFEKEIPLREMVYQLFVELQPIADLLDDNDANGPFSKAWEAQWEKWDDPSILGATMSELDLKIHSNSFREFGLALAKSHKEELLSVQLSPNRMKYYEDLSEQSIYEQKKIETLEGSHLKKNQKPIQIKPLKLCSEV from the coding sequence ATGAAATCAAAATTATTAAAATCCAAACAAAAAAATTCCACCCTTTCTCTCTTTAGTAAAGAATACAGAGATTGTCTCTTAAAGTCCAAACATGGATTAGAGCGTGAAAGTGTTCGCGTGGATGAAAAAGCATTTTTATCCCAAACACCACATCCAAAATTTTTAGGATCAAGTTTAACTCACCCGCTCATTAAAACAGATTTCGCTGAAGCTCAAATTGAATATGCAACAAATATTCATAAGACGATTCCTGATGCACTTTTTGAATTAACTGAATTACATGCCTTTACGGCTAAAAAATTGCATCAAGAATTTTTGTGGCCTTTTAGCATGCCTCCTGTATTGCCAAAGGAGAACAAAATTGAAGTTGGTCAGTATGGAACTTCGATTGAAGGTCGCAAAAAAACAATCTATCGAAATGGGCTAGGGCATCGGTATGGAAAAAAAATGCAAACCATCTCAGGGGTGCATTATAACATTTCTTTTGATACTTGTATGTTGTCCGTTGTTTCAGAGAAACGATTCCAAAAACCACTCTCCAAAGAAACAAAATCCCAAATCTACTTTGATACGATTCGAAATTTTTATCGGATCTCTCCTGCTCTTTTGTATTTATTTGGTAGTTCCAGTTTAATAGATGATACTTTTGTTGAAATAGGTAAACTTCCAAAAAATTTGAAACGGATTGATTCAAAAACCTTAAATGCTCCCGATGCCACAACGCTTCGGTTATCGAGTATAGGTTATACCAGTAAGGTACAAGGGAAACATCCAATTTCTGTCAATTCACTAAAAGAATATGCGACAGATATGTGCCATGTGGTTTCCAAAACCTATGCACCGTATAAAAAATATAATACAAAACCAACGAACCAATTGAATGACTTTGTCCTTCAATTAGAAAATGAATATTATTCACTCGTCAGACCAAAACAAGTTCCCAAAGGGGAGGAACGGGTTGTGGATGCTCTCATGGACCGAGGAGTCGAGTATTTGGAGATCCGATTATTAGATCTGGATCCATTTTCCGCGATTGGTGTGGAAGAAACAAGGCTCTATTTCCTTAATATGGTTCTTCTCTATTGTATGTTGAATGATTCACCTAAAGCTGATTTGGTGGAAATGGCAAATTGGCGAAAAAACCAAGAAGTTACAACTTGGTTTGGAAGAAAGCCTGATGTCAAAGTATCATTATTCGAAAAAGAAATACCATTGAGAGAGATGGTTTACCAACTTTTTGTAGAGTTACAACCAATTGCAGATTTATTAGATGATAATGATGCAAATGGTCCTTTTAGCAAGGCATGGGAAGCACAGTGGGAAAAGTGGGATGACCCTTCGATTTTAGGGGCTACGATGTCCGAATTGGATTTAAAAATTCACAGCAATAGTTTTCGTGAATTTGGTCTGGCACTTGCAAAATCGCATAAGGAAGAGCTATTGTCGGTTCAACTTTCTCCGAATCGTATGAAGTATTATGAAGACTTAAGTGAACAATCCATCTATGAACAAAAGAAGATAGAAACATTGGAAGGCAGTCATCTTAAAAAAAATCAAAAACCCATTCAGATCAAACCATTAAAACTTTGCAGCGAGGTTTGA
- the grxD gene encoding Grx4 family monothiol glutaredoxin encodes MEQELKDKIESLIKSEKVFLFMKGTPEMPQCGFSAGVVSTLKQQGIPFGSFNVLSDMKIREGIKEYTNWPTIPQLYINGEFVGGHDITVQMAQSGELKKKVG; translated from the coding sequence ATGGAACAAGAGTTAAAAGATAAAATTGAATCGTTAATCAAATCGGAAAAGGTATTTCTTTTTATGAAAGGAACACCAGAAATGCCACAATGTGGTTTCTCGGCTGGAGTTGTATCCACACTCAAACAACAAGGGATTCCATTCGGATCTTTTAATGTTTTATCTGACATGAAAATTCGGGAAGGAATCAAAGAATACACGAACTGGCCAACCATCCCTCAACTTTACATCAATGGTGAATTTGTGGGTGGACATGATATCACCGTTCAAATGGCCCAATCTGGTGAATTAAAGAAAAAAGTAGGTTAA